In one Streptomyces sp. NBC_01241 genomic region, the following are encoded:
- a CDS encoding MDR family MFS transporter: protein MDQLITEDPTRIGPYRLIARLGAGGMGLVYLGRSEAGRTVAVKVVQAEHAQHPEFRRRFAREVAAARRVGGTWTAAVLDADTEATVPWVATQYIPGPDLTSVVAKDFGPLPEHSVRTLANRLAVALQSVHGAGLIHRDLKPSNVLVTVDGPRVIDFGIARAMDSLAGDSLHTRTGMLIGSPGFMSPEQVRGLELTAASDVFCLGAVLVYAATGRLLFGATETGLNAHLFRIAEEEADLTGVPESLVDLVRECLHKDPAQRPTPADVAARTATDQDGEWLPGSVLAQLGRHAAQLLDFTPETRAGQPDPRIPAQAQRPPQPQPLPPPPAYTPTTPAAPGGGPPGFAPSAGPVPGGLPMPPAPAGALVPHPRRWWGLGVAALAQLLVLIGTTTTSLALPSIYADLRLSADDLNSMPIASGLAFGILLLLGGHLADLLGRKRMLITGLAGYAVACAIGGSAPSFGVLIGAGALQGASAALLSSAVLALVSAGFTGPKERGRAFGIYAAIAGGGTAIGLYANAWLIDGLSWRLSLYAGIPLAVMALIGAAVLVHDTPVRTPARLDVPGLLLGSAGLAALVHGFNQAQSHGWTDLLVVIFLVGGLALLLLFAWWQTRTTTPLLPPYVFQDRNRFGSCLALTFIGMGVFVQNLVLTRYLQGALGYAPSEIGSALLPMAGAVVIASTQVSARLYRRLAPRNIIVPGLVLAAIGLTLLTGLDTDSAYATQVLPGTLLIGFGLGLAFVPLFATATGEISPQDSGGTSAMVSMAQQSGGWAASPLFGGILASAVAARLDHTSGAPDGMNKAAEQGVLLGGQKLPAALSGVVREMDRAVLGGYSVILWWAVGLTLLAGLLTGLLVTAQAPRGGPRSR, encoded by the coding sequence GTGGACCAATTGATCACCGAGGATCCGACACGCATCGGCCCGTACCGCCTGATAGCTCGTCTGGGCGCGGGCGGTATGGGCCTGGTGTACCTGGGCCGCTCGGAGGCCGGACGGACCGTGGCTGTGAAGGTGGTGCAGGCCGAGCACGCCCAGCACCCGGAATTCCGTAGGCGGTTCGCCCGCGAGGTGGCGGCTGCCCGGCGGGTGGGCGGGACCTGGACGGCAGCCGTGCTCGACGCCGACACCGAGGCCACGGTGCCCTGGGTGGCGACCCAGTACATTCCCGGGCCCGATCTGACCTCCGTGGTCGCCAAGGACTTCGGGCCGTTGCCCGAGCACTCGGTCCGCACGCTCGCCAACCGCCTGGCGGTGGCTCTGCAGTCGGTCCACGGGGCGGGCCTGATCCACCGCGACCTGAAGCCGTCCAACGTGCTGGTGACGGTGGACGGCCCGCGTGTGATCGACTTCGGTATCGCACGGGCCATGGACAGCCTCGCCGGGGACAGCCTGCACACCCGCACCGGGATGCTCATCGGCTCCCCCGGCTTCATGTCGCCCGAGCAGGTGCGCGGCCTCGAACTCACGGCGGCCAGCGATGTGTTCTGCCTGGGTGCCGTCCTGGTCTACGCAGCCACCGGCCGCCTCCTCTTCGGCGCCACGGAAACCGGCCTGAACGCGCACCTCTTCCGGATCGCGGAGGAGGAGGCGGACCTGACCGGCGTACCGGAGTCGCTCGTCGACCTCGTACGGGAATGCCTGCACAAGGACCCGGCCCAGCGGCCCACGCCCGCCGACGTGGCCGCCCGCACGGCCACCGACCAGGACGGCGAATGGCTACCCGGCTCGGTGCTCGCCCAACTCGGGCGACATGCCGCTCAGTTGCTGGACTTCACCCCGGAGACACGGGCCGGGCAGCCGGACCCGCGTATCCCCGCCCAGGCCCAGCGTCCCCCGCAGCCCCAACCACTTCCCCCGCCTCCCGCGTACACCCCGACGACCCCGGCGGCGCCGGGCGGTGGTCCGCCGGGGTTCGCACCATCCGCGGGCCCGGTGCCCGGCGGCCTGCCGATGCCCCCCGCCCCGGCCGGTGCCCTGGTCCCGCACCCCAGGCGGTGGTGGGGACTGGGGGTGGCCGCGCTGGCGCAGCTGCTGGTGCTGATCGGCACGACGACCACGAGCCTGGCGCTCCCGTCGATCTACGCCGATCTGCGCCTCTCTGCCGACGACCTGAACTCGATGCCCATCGCCTCTGGACTGGCATTCGGCATACTGCTGCTGCTCGGTGGACACCTTGCTGATCTCCTCGGCCGCAAAAGGATGTTGATCACCGGTTTGGCCGGCTACGCGGTGGCGTGCGCGATCGGCGGCTCGGCCCCTTCTTTCGGCGTGCTCATCGGGGCCGGCGCCCTGCAGGGCGCGTCCGCCGCGCTGCTCTCCTCGGCCGTGCTGGCGCTGGTGTCGGCCGGCTTCACCGGTCCGAAGGAGCGGGGCAGGGCTTTCGGGATCTACGCGGCGATCGCCGGCGGCGGGACGGCGATCGGCCTGTACGCGAACGCATGGCTGATCGACGGTCTGAGCTGGCGCTTGTCCCTGTACGCCGGCATCCCGCTCGCCGTGATGGCCCTGATCGGTGCGGCCGTCCTGGTGCACGACACCCCGGTCCGCACCCCTGCCCGCCTCGACGTGCCGGGCCTGCTGCTCGGCTCCGCCGGGCTTGCCGCCCTCGTCCACGGCTTCAACCAGGCCCAGTCGCACGGCTGGACCGACCTTCTGGTCGTGATCTTCCTCGTGGGCGGACTCGCACTGCTCCTGCTCTTCGCCTGGTGGCAGACCAGGACGACCACCCCTCTTCTGCCGCCGTACGTCTTCCAGGACCGCAACCGTTTCGGCTCCTGCCTCGCCCTGACCTTCATCGGCATGGGCGTGTTCGTCCAGAACCTGGTCCTGACCAGGTACCTGCAGGGTGCCCTCGGCTATGCCCCGTCCGAGATCGGCTCGGCCCTGCTGCCCATGGCCGGTGCGGTCGTCATCGCCTCCACCCAGGTCTCGGCCCGCCTGTACCGCCGGCTGGCACCCCGCAACATCATCGTGCCGGGCCTGGTACTGGCGGCGATCGGCCTGACACTCCTGACCGGCCTCGACACCGACAGCGCGTACGCCACCCAGGTGCTGCCCGGCACTCTCCTCATCGGCTTCGGTCTCGGCCTGGCCTTCGTGCCGCTCTTCGCCACCGCGACCGGCGAGATCTCCCCGCAGGACTCCGGCGGGACCTCCGCGATGGTCAGCATGGCCCAGCAGTCGGGCGGCTGGGCCGCCTCGCCCCTGTTCGGCGGCATCCTCGCCTCGGCGGTCGCCGCCC